A stretch of the Modestobacter marinus genome encodes the following:
- a CDS encoding ATP-binding protein has translation MTQSDEELHPSPHQRVEEQGYRHVGHVLHPDQDLTVVVGPLLRQALAAGEPVVIACPEQVASLLVAALDGAGEVHLAPDQRSDERPPAVLAAIADLIDEQAPGDGHRLHLVTGPGGPDGDPAVSVQIEALLNHVLAERPVDQLCLLGPATEEGPDVEAAARATHPWLLTAEGVVRSPDFRAPEELLREVQRAMVPDPLEETEPTLAITDLDDMRALRRALNRVLADSALSADAAQDFVLAIDEVTANANEHGVPPVDVRLWCTPERLLCAITDRGTAFDDPLVGYGPAHGDMSVGGMGLWLARRSVDSLTATPADDSGDGCTVRLVVNAG, from the coding sequence GTGACGCAGAGCGACGAAGAGCTTCACCCGTCCCCGCACCAGCGGGTCGAGGAGCAGGGGTACCGGCACGTGGGGCACGTGCTCCACCCGGACCAGGACCTGACCGTGGTGGTGGGCCCGCTGCTCCGGCAGGCCCTGGCCGCCGGCGAACCCGTGGTGATCGCCTGCCCCGAGCAGGTGGCCAGCCTGCTGGTCGCCGCCCTGGACGGCGCCGGGGAGGTCCACCTCGCCCCGGACCAGCGGTCCGACGAGCGGCCACCGGCGGTGCTGGCCGCGATCGCCGACCTGATCGACGAGCAGGCGCCGGGGGACGGACACCGGCTGCACCTGGTGACCGGCCCCGGTGGCCCGGACGGCGATCCGGCCGTGTCGGTGCAGATCGAGGCCCTGCTGAACCACGTGCTCGCCGAGCGGCCGGTCGACCAGCTGTGCCTGCTCGGGCCGGCGACCGAGGAGGGGCCGGACGTCGAGGCGGCCGCCCGGGCGACCCACCCCTGGCTGCTGACCGCGGAGGGCGTCGTCCGCAGCCCCGACTTCCGGGCGCCGGAGGAGCTGCTCCGCGAGGTGCAGCGGGCCATGGTCCCCGACCCGCTGGAGGAGACCGAGCCGACGCTGGCCATCACCGACCTCGACGACATGCGGGCGCTGCGCCGGGCCCTGAACCGGGTGCTGGCCGACAGCGCGCTGTCCGCGGACGCCGCGCAGGACTTCGTGCTGGCCATCGACGAGGTCACCGCCAACGCCAACGAGCACGGTGTCCCCCCGGTCGACGTCCGGCTGTGGTGCACGCCCGAACGCCTGCTCTGCGCCATCACCGACCGGGGCACCGCCTTCGACGACCCGCTGGTGGGCTACGGGCCGGCGCACGGGGACATGTCCGTCGGCGGGATGGGCCTGTGGCTGGCCCGTCGCTCGGTCGACAGCCTGACCGCGACGCCGGCCGACGACTCCGGCGACGGCTGCACCGTCCGCCTGGTCGTCAACGCCGGCTGA
- a CDS encoding methylenetetrahydrofolate reductase C-terminal domain-containing protein, with protein sequence MRTAEQSTSAGGAEERPGCPKRMVFGPCGGVRDDGGCEVAPHPCVFLGSPLPRWTDPTPPAPPPVAGGLLDRAGTGPVVLTDLTVHPFDPASVRAVVAALAPVSDGLLVGEHQNRPDLPPTLMAQEVLAAGGRPWTTLACRDRNRVVLEQELAGLAAVGVDGVLCVTGDGRGPGVRAGVSSAFDLDGTRLAALAAAAGLTAAVPESPDAPPVPLRPQRVAEKERAGARLCVLNHVAGPARLAAFTAAARAAGATLPFLASVAVYTDERSARVLQAFPGLHLDDAAVERVLAAPDPVAAGIAAAVREARALLAVPGVVGVNLSGLASDGGPAAAAAVKAEVATMIREDA encoded by the coding sequence GTGCGCACCGCGGAGCAGTCGACGTCCGCCGGCGGGGCCGAGGAACGCCCCGGCTGCCCCAAGCGGATGGTCTTCGGGCCCTGCGGCGGGGTGCGCGACGACGGGGGGTGCGAGGTCGCGCCACATCCCTGCGTCTTCCTCGGGTCGCCGCTGCCCCGCTGGACCGACCCGACCCCGCCGGCTCCGCCCCCGGTGGCGGGTGGGCTGCTGGACCGGGCCGGGACCGGGCCGGTGGTCCTCACCGACCTGACGGTGCACCCGTTCGACCCGGCCTCGGTGCGGGCGGTCGTGGCCGCGCTGGCGCCGGTCAGCGACGGGCTGCTGGTCGGCGAGCACCAGAACCGGCCCGACCTGCCACCCACGCTGATGGCCCAGGAGGTGCTGGCCGCCGGCGGCCGGCCGTGGACGACGCTGGCCTGCCGGGACCGCAACCGCGTGGTGCTGGAGCAGGAGCTCGCGGGCCTGGCCGCGGTGGGGGTCGACGGGGTGCTCTGCGTGACCGGCGACGGCCGTGGTCCGGGCGTGCGGGCCGGCGTCAGCTCGGCGTTCGACCTCGACGGCACCCGGCTCGCCGCGCTGGCCGCCGCCGCCGGGCTGACCGCGGCGGTGCCGGAGTCACCGGACGCGCCGCCGGTGCCGCTGCGCCCGCAGCGGGTGGCCGAGAAGGAGCGCGCCGGCGCCCGGCTGTGCGTGCTCAACCACGTGGCCGGCCCGGCCCGGCTCGCCGCCTTCACCGCCGCCGCCCGGGCGGCGGGGGCCACCCTGCCGTTCCTCGCCTCCGTCGCCGTCTACACCGACGAGCGCTCGGCTCGGGTGCTCCAGGCCTTCCCCGGCCTGCACCTCGACGACGCGGCCGTCGAGCGGGTGCTCGCCGCGCCCGACCCGGTGGCCGCCGGCATCGCGGCCGCCGTCCGGGAGGCCCGGGCCCTGCTGGCCGTGCCGGGCGTGGTGGGGGTCAACCTGTCCGGGCTGGCGTCGGACGGCGGTCCGGCCGCCGCCGCAGCGGTCAAGGCCGAGGTGGCCACCATGATCCGGGAGGACGCATGA
- a CDS encoding enolase C-terminal domain-like protein, with product MPGSRAKRRGAPSDPRVDALEVAVYRLPTDRPEADGTLSWDATTAVVVHASGGGVTGVGWTYADAAAATVVRGLLAGVVLGCPVLDPPAAASDMARAVRNAGAPGLVAMAISAVDVALWDLKARLLDVPLTGLLGAVRADAAVYASGGFTSYDDATTRDQLAGWLARGHDQAKIKIGESWGTAVPRDLARTRLAREVLGDDAALLVDANGGYTAKQAVRVGGELDDLGVVWFEEPVSSDDLAGLRLVRERLDCDVAAGEYGARLPDFAALCGAGAVDCLQVDASRCGGVTEWLRACAVAAGHQLEVSSHCVPALHAHLGPATPNLRHLEWFHDHERFERRLFDGVVEPAHGRVRPPADAPGLGLTVRSQDVEDLRIG from the coding sequence ATGCCCGGGAGCCGTGCGAAGCGCCGCGGGGCGCCGTCCGACCCGCGGGTCGACGCCCTGGAGGTCGCCGTCTACCGGCTGCCCACGGACCGCCCGGAGGCGGACGGCACGCTGAGCTGGGACGCCACCACCGCCGTCGTCGTGCACGCCTCCGGCGGCGGCGTCACCGGGGTCGGGTGGACCTACGCCGACGCCGCCGCGGCGACGGTGGTCCGCGGTCTGCTCGCCGGGGTGGTCCTCGGCTGCCCGGTGCTCGACCCGCCCGCCGCGGCGTCGGACATGGCGCGGGCGGTCCGCAACGCGGGCGCGCCGGGTCTGGTGGCGATGGCGATCTCGGCGGTCGACGTCGCCCTGTGGGACCTGAAGGCGCGACTGCTCGACGTTCCGCTCACCGGCCTGCTGGGTGCCGTGCGCGCCGACGCCGCGGTCTACGCCAGCGGCGGCTTCACCAGCTACGACGACGCCACCACCCGCGACCAGCTCGCCGGTTGGCTGGCCCGCGGCCACGACCAGGCCAAGATCAAGATCGGGGAGTCGTGGGGGACGGCCGTGCCCCGGGACCTCGCCCGCACCCGGCTGGCCCGGGAGGTGCTGGGGGACGACGCCGCCCTGCTCGTCGACGCCAACGGCGGCTACACCGCCAAGCAGGCCGTCCGGGTCGGCGGGGAGCTCGACGACCTCGGCGTCGTCTGGTTCGAGGAGCCGGTCTCCTCCGACGACCTGGCCGGGCTGCGGCTGGTCCGGGAGCGCCTCGACTGCGACGTCGCCGCTGGGGAGTACGGCGCCCGGCTGCCGGACTTCGCGGCACTGTGCGGCGCGGGGGCGGTCGACTGCCTGCAGGTGGACGCCAGCCGCTGCGGCGGCGTGACCGAGTGGCTGCGCGCCTGTGCCGTGGCCGCCGGGCACCAGCTGGAGGTGTCGTCGCACTGCGTGCCCGCCCTGCACGCGCACCTGGGGCCGGCGACGCCGAACCTGCGGCACCTGGAGTGGTTCCACGACCACGAGCGCTTCGAGCGCCGGCTCTTCGACGGGGTCGTCGAGCCGGCCCACGGCCGCGTCCGGCCGCCGGCCGACGCCCCCGGCCTGGGGCTGACGGTGCGCAGCCAGGACGTCGAGGACCTCCGCATCGGCTGA
- a CDS encoding DUF2267 domain-containing protein, with the protein MQEHEFVSAVQQSARIPDHEHAQRAVRATLTVLGQRLSTEAADLAAQLPGQLAGAVPTDGGVERFDLPEFYRRVAEAEGQGCTPEQARQHARAVTAALREAVGAEYLHVLDQLPDDYGDLTHTENAQH; encoded by the coding sequence ATGCAGGAGCACGAGTTCGTGTCCGCGGTGCAGCAGTCCGCCCGGATCCCTGACCACGAGCACGCCCAGCGGGCGGTCCGGGCCACGCTCACGGTGCTGGGCCAGCGGTTGTCCACCGAGGCGGCCGACCTGGCGGCGCAGTTGCCGGGGCAGCTGGCCGGCGCCGTGCCGACCGATGGGGGCGTCGAGCGCTTCGACCTGCCGGAGTTCTACCGCCGGGTGGCCGAGGCGGAAGGTCAGGGCTGCACGCCCGAGCAGGCGCGCCAGCACGCGCGTGCGGTCACCGCTGCCCTGCGGGAGGCGGTGGGCGCGGAGTACCTGCACGTGCTGGACCAGCTGCCCGACGACTACGGCGACCTGACGCACACCGAGAACGCCCAGCACTGA
- a CDS encoding FAD-binding and (Fe-S)-binding domain-containing protein encodes MATTDLPDPRSVWPRPAGGRDVDVAALEGDLARRVHGEVRFDAATRGAYSTDASNYRTPPLGVVEPRTVEDAVEAAAVCREHGVPLLSRGGGTSLAGQTTNAAVVLDWSRHCNRLESVDVEGRTCVVEPGMVLDHLDDRLAEHGLTWGPQPATHWTCTVGGMIGNNSCGSSAQVYGKAVDKVSRLEVLLADGTRMWVGPTPDEEHARIVAAGGRRAELYAGLRRLRDEHLARIRTAYPQIPRRVSGYNLDSLLPENGFDLARALVGSEGTLVTVLRAELLLSELPGHRRLVVLGYPDVVTAGREVTRVLPWRPHRLEGVDDVLRRNQAEEGMNPRALEKLPEGGGWLLVELADDDPDELGRRMDGLVADVCSAPEPPSVLVLEDPEEQADLWAFREAGLGATAHPPSGRNTWPGWEDSAVAPEDLGPYLADLHDLLDRHGLTPASMYGHFGQGCVHLRIPFALGAPGGAAGYRSFLEEAADLVTRYGGSLSGEHGDGQVRGELLGRMFPPELIGAFEQVKRLFDPENRMNPGKVVAPRPLDADLRLTTAFPAWEPEVVFGYPEDGGSFAQAAARCVGVGKCRATLGEGAEGAVMCPSYQVTGDEVHSTRGRARLLFEMLRGDVIRDRWRSTAVRDALDLCLACKGCKSDCPVDVDMATYKAEFLSHHHAGRLRPRTHYSLGWLPLAARLAALAPGVVNVATQTPGLRRLVQAVGGITPERELPLFASRRFTHWYRERGPRGDGRRGEVLLWPDTFTEFFHPAIGRAAVTVLEDAGFRVRLPEQELCCGLTWISTGQLGVASRVLRRTAQALGPAVRDGVPVVGLEPSCTAVFRADAPELLPGDDDVRRLAESTRTLAELLAERAPDWAPPAAERAAMVQTHCHQHAVMGFDADRELLAKAGLDADVLDSGCCGLAGNFGFERGHHEVSMACGEQVLLPAVRDGDPRSVVLADGFSCRTQIEQGGTGRQAVHSAEALAGLVEGARLAEHPEQVLADRPRPPGRAAQGAALLAVAGLGWAAASSGLRRVRG; translated from the coding sequence GTGGCCACCACCGACCTCCCCGACCCGCGCAGCGTGTGGCCGCGTCCCGCCGGAGGGCGGGACGTCGACGTGGCCGCGCTCGAGGGCGACCTGGCCCGCCGGGTCCACGGCGAGGTGCGCTTCGACGCGGCCACCCGGGGCGCGTACTCCACCGATGCCTCGAACTACCGCACCCCGCCGCTGGGCGTGGTCGAGCCCCGCACGGTGGAGGACGCGGTCGAGGCGGCGGCGGTCTGCCGCGAGCACGGGGTCCCGCTGCTCTCCCGCGGCGGCGGGACCAGCCTCGCCGGCCAGACCACGAACGCCGCCGTCGTCCTGGACTGGAGCCGGCACTGCAACCGGCTGGAGTCGGTGGACGTCGAGGGTCGCACCTGCGTCGTCGAGCCGGGCATGGTGCTGGACCACCTCGACGACCGGCTGGCCGAGCACGGGCTGACCTGGGGTCCGCAGCCGGCCACCCACTGGACCTGCACGGTCGGCGGGATGATCGGCAACAACTCGTGCGGGTCGTCGGCGCAGGTGTACGGCAAGGCCGTGGACAAGGTGTCCCGGCTGGAGGTCCTCCTCGCCGACGGCACCCGGATGTGGGTGGGCCCGACGCCGGACGAGGAGCACGCCCGGATCGTGGCGGCCGGTGGCCGGCGCGCCGAGCTCTACGCGGGCCTCCGCCGGCTGCGGGACGAGCACCTGGCGCGGATCCGCACCGCGTACCCGCAGATCCCGCGGCGCGTGTCGGGCTACAACCTGGACTCGCTGCTGCCGGAGAACGGCTTCGACCTGGCCCGGGCCCTGGTCGGCAGCGAGGGGACGCTGGTGACCGTGCTGCGCGCGGAGCTGCTGCTCTCCGAGCTGCCCGGGCACCGGCGGCTGGTCGTCCTCGGGTACCCGGACGTGGTGACCGCCGGCCGGGAGGTCACCCGGGTGCTGCCCTGGCGCCCGCACCGGCTGGAGGGCGTCGACGACGTGCTGCGCCGGAACCAGGCCGAGGAGGGGATGAACCCGCGGGCGCTGGAGAAGCTGCCCGAGGGGGGCGGCTGGCTGCTCGTCGAGCTCGCCGACGACGACCCCGACGAGCTCGGCCGGCGGATGGACGGGCTGGTCGCCGACGTCTGCTCGGCACCGGAGCCGCCGTCGGTGCTGGTGCTGGAGGACCCCGAGGAGCAGGCCGACCTCTGGGCGTTCCGGGAGGCCGGGCTCGGTGCCACGGCGCACCCGCCGAGCGGGCGCAACACCTGGCCCGGCTGGGAGGACTCCGCGGTGGCGCCGGAGGACCTGGGGCCCTACCTCGCGGATCTGCACGACCTGCTGGACCGGCACGGGCTGACCCCCGCGTCGATGTACGGGCACTTCGGGCAGGGCTGCGTGCACCTGCGCATCCCGTTCGCGCTGGGTGCCCCCGGCGGCGCCGCGGGCTACCGGTCCTTCCTGGAGGAGGCCGCGGACCTGGTCACACGCTACGGCGGCTCGCTGTCCGGCGAGCACGGTGACGGCCAGGTCCGGGGTGAGCTCCTGGGGAGGATGTTCCCGCCGGAGCTGATCGGCGCGTTCGAGCAGGTGAAGCGCCTCTTCGACCCGGAGAACCGGATGAACCCGGGCAAGGTGGTCGCCCCCCGGCCGCTGGACGCCGACCTGCGGCTCACCACCGCCTTCCCCGCCTGGGAACCGGAGGTGGTCTTCGGCTACCCCGAGGACGGCGGCTCCTTCGCGCAGGCCGCCGCCCGCTGCGTCGGCGTCGGCAAGTGCCGCGCGACGCTGGGCGAGGGCGCCGAGGGCGCGGTGATGTGCCCGAGCTACCAGGTGACCGGCGACGAGGTGCACTCCACCCGGGGGCGGGCCCGGCTGCTGTTCGAGATGCTCCGCGGCGACGTCATCCGGGACCGGTGGCGGTCCACCGCCGTCCGGGACGCCCTGGACCTCTGCCTGGCCTGCAAGGGCTGCAAGAGCGACTGCCCGGTCGACGTGGACATGGCGACCTACAAGGCCGAGTTCCTCTCCCACCACCACGCCGGCCGGCTGCGCCCGCGCACCCACTACTCGCTGGGCTGGCTGCCCCTGGCGGCCCGCCTCGCGGCGCTGGCGCCCGGGGTGGTCAACGTCGCCACCCAGACCCCCGGGCTGCGCCGGCTGGTGCAGGCCGTCGGCGGGATCACCCCCGAGCGGGAGCTGCCGCTCTTCGCCTCCCGGCGGTTCACCCACTGGTACCGGGAGCGCGGACCCCGGGGGGACGGCCGGCGCGGCGAGGTGCTGCTCTGGCCGGACACCTTCACCGAGTTCTTCCACCCGGCCATCGGCCGGGCGGCGGTGACGGTGCTGGAGGACGCCGGCTTCCGGGTGCGGCTGCCGGAGCAGGAGCTGTGCTGCGGCTTGACCTGGATCTCCACCGGCCAGCTGGGCGTGGCCTCCCGGGTGCTGCGCCGCACGGCGCAGGCGCTCGGCCCCGCAGTGCGGGACGGGGTGCCGGTGGTCGGGCTGGAGCCCAGCTGCACCGCGGTGTTCCGGGCCGACGCCCCCGAGCTGCTCCCCGGGGACGACGACGTGCGCCGGCTCGCCGAAAGCACCCGCACCCTCGCCGAGCTGCTCGCCGAGCGGGCGCCGGACTGGGCCCCACCGGCGGCGGAGCGGGCGGCGATGGTGCAGACCCACTGCCACCAGCACGCGGTCATGGGCTTCGACGCCGATCGCGAGCTGCTGGCGAAGGCCGGGCTGGACGCCGACGTGCTGGACTCCGGCTGCTGCGGGCTCGCCGGGAACTTCGGCTTCGAGCGCGGTCACCACGAGGTCTCCATGGCCTGCGGTGAGCAGGTGCTGCTCCCAGCCGTGCGGGACGGCGACCCCCGGTCGGTGGTGCTCGCCGACGGCTTCAGCTGCCGCACCCAGATCGAGCAGGGCGGCACCGGGCGGCAGGCGGTGCACTCCGCCGAGGCGCTGGCCGGCCTGGTCGAGGGGGCGCGGCTGGCCGAGCACCCCGAGCAGGTGCTGGCCGACCGCCCCCGACCGCCCGGCCGGGCCGCCCAGGGCGCGGCGCTGCTCGCCGTGGCCGGGCTGGGGTGGGCGGCGGCGAGCAGCGGACTGCGGCGGGTGCGCGGCTGA
- a CDS encoding class I SAM-dependent methyltransferase, which produces MSEIASEAMESEFGTVAGWTEEAVRALGPEHAVPAGCRGSGSEGALRWLADTLALRAGDRVLDAGAGVGGPAGWLAADRGVRAVCAEPMVEAVHASRALFGLPSVVALSQALPLADASFDAAWALGVLCTTEEKPAMLAELARVLVPGGRLGLLVFVAEAPLPPPLPEGNSFPSPAEVDALLAEAGFSVTATADADLGDSPPEWQRRADAVDAEVRRRHGDHPAWAEAQEQSGRVGRLLGSGALRPRLLTAVRS; this is translated from the coding sequence ATGAGCGAGATCGCCAGCGAGGCGATGGAGTCGGAGTTCGGCACGGTGGCCGGCTGGACCGAGGAGGCGGTGCGTGCGCTCGGCCCGGAACACGCGGTCCCGGCCGGCTGCCGGGGCAGCGGCAGCGAGGGGGCGCTGCGCTGGCTGGCCGACACGCTGGCGCTCCGCGCCGGGGACCGGGTGCTGGACGCCGGGGCAGGGGTCGGCGGGCCCGCCGGCTGGCTGGCCGCCGACCGGGGCGTGCGGGCGGTCTGCGCGGAGCCGATGGTCGAGGCCGTGCACGCCAGCCGCGCCCTGTTCGGGCTGCCGTCGGTGGTGGCGCTGTCCCAGGCCCTGCCGCTCGCCGACGCCTCCTTCGACGCCGCGTGGGCCCTCGGCGTGCTGTGCACCACCGAGGAGAAGCCGGCGATGCTCGCCGAACTGGCCCGCGTGCTGGTGCCCGGCGGCCGGCTCGGGCTGCTGGTGTTCGTGGCCGAGGCGCCGCTGCCCCCGCCCCTGCCGGAGGGCAACAGCTTCCCGAGCCCGGCGGAGGTCGACGCCCTGCTTGCCGAGGCCGGCTTCTCGGTCACCGCGACCGCCGACGCCGATCTCGGCGACAGCCCGCCGGAGTGGCAGCGGCGGGCCGACGCGGTCGACGCCGAGGTCCGGCGCCGGCACGGCGACCACCCGGCGTGGGCGGAGGCCCAGGAGCAGTCCGGCCGGGTCGGTCGGCTGCTGGGCTCGGGCGCCCTGCGGCCCCGGCTGCTCACCGCCGTCCGGAGCTGA
- a CDS encoding EAL domain-containing protein → MTSTAASITTLSAPALPAGTPLPVAAQPAGALQVALSADLARTDTGGTLQQLAQPVHRVPGSTTMATVDALFRRDAALRWVVVDGGEVDGAGEPVLVSRSWFELSMTGRLGYGRLLQQRRRVRDAAPPVTLRYPADCPVARAAAAVIHRRSAGEDLLDGVLVSWPDGRLGVAPVTAVFEQLAQQYAHQALHDPLTGLPNRLFLLERLRQAVGPGCATVLFVIDLDRFKDINDHLGHAAGDDVLTEFAQRLRTVARTEDLVVRLNADEFALLTPTALTAAQSTALAERIVLTAAAPFVVSPGGADPDAEHLVSLGASVGVAACSAEVHSPDELLHRADLAVSRAKSLGRGRVAHFRTELLEDAETTDAVRARHRMERRLRLAIESRSLSLHYQPVVTLPSGGVTGVEALARWEDDELGRVAPDQFIPLAERTGLVVDLGRWVLQTACREAAGWPAGPSGLLPTVAVNVSPVQLAQRGFIDDVTRALEDSGLAPDRLCLEITETAAITDLTATAARLAQVRDLGVRLALDDFGAGHSALTLLRALPVHLVKIDRSFIERVASDTADAVLVRLVIEAAHSLGRRVCAEGVETAEQAQQLASMGCDSAQGWLFGRPEPASPRLAARLTSRSPAEPLATDAVLPLGGNDELVLVTTPERVITYASASSGPMLGWLPQELVGRCVAELFHPDDLARIRADPELGARYATGLGVHRVLHRDGGVRWLESDTRRLSADDGSVREVLSVSRDVTATVEARRDLAASELMFRHAFDDAPIGMTLTRMDGSLVRVNKAFAALLGTTTEALAARRVQDLTPADGRAAVGGLFTEFIGVTELSTRLRHADGTEVPVLVRVSVVRDQGGQPTSVFAHVLPEPAPATVAAA, encoded by the coding sequence ATGACCAGCACTGCGGCGTCGATCACCACCCTGTCCGCGCCGGCCCTGCCGGCGGGGACCCCGCTGCCGGTGGCGGCCCAGCCGGCGGGCGCACTGCAGGTCGCGCTCTCCGCCGACCTCGCCCGGACCGACACCGGCGGGACGCTGCAGCAGCTGGCGCAGCCGGTCCACCGGGTGCCCGGCAGCACCACCATGGCCACCGTCGACGCGCTCTTCCGCCGCGATGCCGCCCTCCGCTGGGTGGTCGTGGACGGCGGTGAGGTCGATGGCGCCGGGGAACCGGTGCTGGTCAGCCGGTCGTGGTTCGAGCTGTCCATGACCGGCCGGCTGGGCTACGGCCGGCTGTTGCAGCAGCGCCGCCGGGTCCGGGACGCCGCTCCGCCGGTGACGCTGCGGTACCCCGCCGACTGCCCCGTCGCCCGCGCGGCCGCCGCCGTCATCCACCGTCGCTCGGCCGGGGAGGACCTGCTCGACGGCGTGCTGGTCTCCTGGCCCGACGGCCGGCTCGGCGTCGCCCCGGTGACCGCCGTCTTCGAGCAGCTCGCCCAGCAGTACGCCCACCAGGCCCTGCACGACCCGCTCACCGGGCTGCCTAACCGGCTGTTCCTGCTCGAGCGGCTGCGACAGGCGGTCGGCCCCGGCTGCGCCACGGTGCTGTTCGTCATCGACCTGGACCGGTTCAAGGACATCAACGACCACCTCGGCCACGCGGCCGGGGACGACGTGCTGACCGAGTTCGCGCAGCGGCTGCGGACCGTCGCCCGCACCGAGGACCTGGTGGTCCGGCTCAACGCCGACGAGTTCGCCCTGCTCACCCCGACCGCGCTGACCGCCGCGCAGAGCACGGCGCTCGCCGAGCGGATCGTGCTCACGGCGGCGGCGCCCTTCGTCGTGTCCCCGGGCGGCGCCGACCCGGACGCCGAACACCTGGTCAGTCTCGGTGCCAGCGTCGGTGTGGCCGCCTGCTCGGCGGAGGTGCACTCGCCCGACGAGCTGCTGCACCGGGCGGACCTGGCGGTGTCCCGGGCGAAGTCACTGGGCCGGGGCCGGGTGGCGCACTTCCGCACCGAGCTGCTGGAGGACGCCGAGACCACCGATGCGGTGCGCGCCCGGCACCGGATGGAGCGGCGGCTGCGGCTGGCGATCGAGTCGAGGTCGCTCTCGCTGCACTACCAGCCGGTCGTCACGCTGCCCTCCGGCGGGGTGACCGGGGTCGAGGCGCTGGCCCGCTGGGAGGACGACGAGCTGGGCCGGGTGGCCCCTGACCAGTTCATCCCGCTGGCCGAACGGACCGGCCTGGTCGTCGACCTCGGACGCTGGGTGCTGCAGACGGCCTGCCGCGAGGCGGCAGGCTGGCCGGCGGGGCCCTCCGGGCTGCTCCCGACCGTGGCCGTGAACGTCTCGCCGGTGCAGCTGGCCCAGCGGGGCTTCATCGACGACGTGACCCGGGCGCTGGAGGACAGCGGGCTGGCCCCGGACCGGCTGTGCCTGGAGATCACCGAGACCGCAGCGATCACCGACCTCACCGCCACCGCGGCGCGGCTGGCCCAGGTGCGGGACCTGGGCGTGCGGCTGGCCCTGGACGACTTCGGCGCCGGGCACTCCGCGCTCACGCTGCTGCGCGCCCTGCCGGTGCACCTGGTGAAGATCGACCGCTCGTTCATCGAGCGGGTCGCCAGCGACACCGCCGACGCGGTGCTCGTCCGGCTGGTCATCGAGGCTGCGCACAGCCTGGGCCGCCGGGTCTGCGCCGAGGGCGTGGAGACCGCCGAGCAGGCACAGCAGCTGGCCTCGATGGGCTGCGACTCGGCGCAGGGCTGGCTGTTCGGCCGCCCGGAGCCGGCGTCGCCCCGGCTGGCCGCGCGGCTCACCTCCCGCAGCCCGGCCGAACCACTGGCCACGGACGCCGTCCTGCCGCTGGGCGGCAACGACGAGCTGGTCCTGGTGACCACCCCGGAGCGGGTCATCACCTACGCCTCGGCCAGCAGCGGGCCGATGCTGGGCTGGCTGCCGCAGGAGCTGGTGGGCAGGTGCGTGGCCGAGCTCTTCCACCCCGACGACCTCGCGCGGATCCGTGCCGACCCCGAGCTGGGCGCGCGGTACGCCACCGGCCTGGGGGTGCACCGGGTGCTGCACCGGGACGGCGGCGTGCGCTGGCTGGAGAGCGACACCCGGCGACTGTCCGCCGACGACGGCAGCGTGCGGGAGGTGCTCTCGGTCTCCCGGGACGTGACCGCCACCGTCGAGGCCCGGCGCGACCTGGCCGCCAGCGAGCTGATGTTCCGGCACGCCTTCGACGACGCCCCGATCGGCATGACGCTGACCCGGATGGACGGCTCGCTGGTGCGGGTCAACAAGGCGTTCGCGGCGCTGCTCGGCACCACCACCGAGGCGCTCGCCGCCCGCCGGGTGCAGGACCTGACCCCGGCGGACGGCCGGGCCGCGGTCGGCGGGCTGTTCACCGAGTTCATCGGCGTCACCGAGCTCTCCACCCGGCTCCGGCACGCCGACGGCACCGAGGTGCCGGTGCTCGTCCGCGTCTCCGTGGTCCGGGACCAGGGCGGGCAGCCGACCTCGGTCTTCGCGCACGTGCTGCCCGAGCCGGCGCCGGCCACCGTCGCCGCGGCCTGA
- the idi gene encoding isopentenyl-diphosphate Delta-isomerase codes for MAASPTAELIVLVDEDGAEIGTMPKPLVHTGDTPLHRAFSAYLFGDDGRLLVTRRAEEKATFPGMWTNTVCGHPGPGEDDLQAIARRARYELGLDVADLRPALPSYRYRAEFRGVVENEICPVYLGRFSGTPTPDPTEVGEWEVLDWATFRDRQETQQHDAWSPWCREQARLIEAAGLLPVAG; via the coding sequence GTGGCTGCATCCCCGACGGCAGAGCTGATCGTGCTGGTCGACGAGGACGGGGCGGAGATCGGCACCATGCCGAAGCCGCTGGTGCACACCGGCGACACACCGCTGCACCGGGCGTTCTCCGCCTACCTGTTCGGCGACGACGGCCGGCTGCTGGTCACCCGCCGGGCGGAGGAGAAGGCCACCTTCCCGGGCATGTGGACGAACACCGTCTGCGGGCACCCGGGGCCGGGCGAGGACGACCTGCAGGCGATCGCCCGGCGCGCCCGGTACGAGCTCGGGCTCGACGTCGCCGACCTGCGTCCCGCGCTGCCCTCCTACCGCTACCGGGCCGAGTTCCGCGGCGTCGTGGAGAACGAGATTTGCCCGGTGTACCTCGGCCGGTTCTCCGGCACGCCCACCCCCGACCCCACCGAGGTGGGGGAGTGGGAGGTGCTGGACTGGGCCACCTTCCGCGACCGCCAGGAGACCCAGCAGCACGACGCCTGGTCGCCCTGGTGCCGCGAGCAGGCCCGGCTCATCGAGGCCGCCGGGCTGCTCCCCGTCGCAGGCTGA